A single Salmo salar chromosome ssa19, Ssal_v3.1, whole genome shotgun sequence DNA region contains:
- the csf3a gene encoding colony stimulating factor 3 (granulocyte) a — MASYGQSAPILEYSGEAGQLVDDPEFNLSVENSQSLIKKVLEAIPATHTSCIHSETLILNSSSENRKLQYLAINLGIPSAPTLNALTDNFTLETCLRRMSEGLQVHQDLLRAVVQRLANTESITALLTDIRDLRIQINRMLKAVQVAESPLAVQPTATSLASRLTGDYEVQVATHLTLVQLQSFGQDIVRSLRNIAQANGERD; from the exons ATGGCCAGCTACGGTCAAAGCGCACCGATCTTGGAGTATTCTGGCGAGGCGGGTCAACTAGTCGACGATCCAGAATTCAACCTGTCCGTAGAAAACAGCCAGAGTTTGATCAAAAAGGTGTTGGAGGCTATTCCTGCGACACACACATCGTGCATTCATTCTGAG ACCCTGATTCTTAACTCGAGCAGTGAGAACAGGAAACTACAATACCTGGCGATCAACCTTGGCATCCCCTCTGCTCCCACACTCAACGCCTTGACAGATAACTTTACTCTG GAGACCTGTCTGAGACGTATGTCAGAGGGACTACAGGTGCACCAGGACCTGCTAAGAGCTGTCGTACAACGCCTGGCCAACACAGAGAGCATCACTGCACTGCTGACTGATATCAGAGATCTCCGCATCCAGATCAACAGG ATGCTGAAAGCGGTCCAAGTGGCGGAGAGCCCGTTGGCGGTGCAGCCCACAGCCACAAGCCTGGCCTCTCGTCTCACTGGGGACTATGAGGTTCAGGTAGCCACACATCTGACTCTGGTGCAGCTCCAAAGCTTTGGCCAGGACATAGTCCGCAGTCTAAGGAACATAGCCCAAGCAAATGGGGAGAGGGATTGA
- the LOC106579254 gene encoding mediator of RNA polymerase II transcription subunit 24-like — translation MSKEVSRFCSPEELLKETHQEWANRVVELLYSIFCLDTQQITFTLLGHILLTDSAYWHSLADPPSKALAKVKWAILKAPLGDRSMSTSLSAPYGQHEGPSQPRPSQPVPEDLMKECVECLEQGSCGSILQFMPFTMVSELVKLPVLAKPKVVLGITDLTLPLGRSVAAKASFAL, via the exons atgtctaaggaagtctcaaggttttgctcgcctgag GAGCTGCTGAAGGAGACTCACCAGGAGTGGGCCAACCGGGTGGTGGAGTTGCTTTACAGCATTTTCTGCCTGGACACCCAGCAGATCACCTTCACCCTGCTGGGCCACATCCTGCTCACAGACTCGGCCTACTGGCACAGCCTGGCAGACCCGCCCAGCAAGGCCCTGGCTAA GGTGAAATGGGCAATTCTAAAAGCTCCACTAG GTGACCGCTCCATGTCCACCTCCCTGTCGGCTCCATACGGTCAACATGAGGGACCCTCTCAACCGCGTCCTAG CCAACCTGTTCCTGAAGATCTCATGAAGGAGTGTGTGGAGTGCCTGGAACAGGGCAGCTGTGGGAGTATCTTGCAGTTCATGCCTTTCACCATg GTCTCAGAGCTGGTGAAGCTTCCTGTACTGGCCAAGCCCAAGGTGGTCCTGGGCATCACTGACCTGACTCTGCCCCTGGGGAGGAGCGTAGCAGCAAAGGCCAGCTTTGCCTTATAG